The Meleagris gallopavo isolate NT-WF06-2002-E0010 breed Aviagen turkey brand Nicholas breeding stock unplaced genomic scaffold, Turkey_5.1 ChrUn_random_7180001902115, whole genome shotgun sequence DNA window NNNNNNNNNNNNNNNNNNNNNNNNNNNNNNNNNNNNNNNNNNNNNNNNNNNNNNNNNNNNNNNNNNNNNNNNNNNNNNNNNNNNNNNNNNNNNNNNNNNNNNNNNNNNNNNNNNNNNNNNNNNNNNNNNNNNNNNNNNNNNNNNNNNNNNNNNNNNNNNNNNNNNNNNNNNNNNNNNNNNNNNNNNNNNNNNNNNNNNNNNNNNNNNNNNNNNNNNNNNNNNNNNNNNNNNNNNNNNNNNNNNNNNNNNNNNNNNNNNNNNNNNNNNNNNNNNNNNNNNNNNCTCCGCTCCATCCCAATGCCACCCGCCGCCCCCAGGGAGCCCTGGCAGGAGAAGGAGCAGCGGTTGCGGGGCCGCCTGCGGCGCATCCTCCCCATCGACGTGCACCTCGCAGACCCACTGGGTGCCCCACTGCACCCTCCGGCCGATGCTCTGCTCTCCACCTTCTGCCTGGAGGCCGTCAGCCCCGACCGCGCAGCCTTCGGGCGAGCGCTGGTGAATGTTGGCTCAATGCTGCGCCCGGGGGGCCACGCGTTGCTGCTGGGGGCTCTGGGGGAGTCCTTCTACCTGGCGGGCGCTGCGCGGCTGCCCGTGGTGCCATTGGATGAGGACGGTGTCCGCGGGGCTCTGAGCGATGCTGGGTTCACCCTCCGTGATTTCCGTTCCTACGCCATGCCCCCCGCGCTGCGCACCGGCGTGGATGATGTCGATGGAGTGTTCTTTGTCCATGCACAGAAACCACTGGAAGGCTGAGCAACCCCCTCCCTGCTTCCCACCCTCAAAAAGGCAGACGCTGCGCTCCCAAGTCGTGTCATCCCATCCCCGTTGCATCCCGTAATAAAGCCTGAGCTGAGCACGGCACGGCCTTGGGGAGGCACGGGGGTTTGGGGGCTGTGCAGGCTGGGGGTAAATGGGGATGGGGGAAATGGGGGTCACTGCATCTTGAGGGGGGGGTGAAGGGGAATTTAAGGGACGTGCCAAGATGGGGGGAGTGGGGACAGAAGGGTGGGAAATAGggtgtgggggctgcagggtgggTGCTCCGTGGGGTGGGGTGATGGGAGCGCAGTGGGGCTGGGTATGCAGTGCCCATAGAGCAGCGGTGGGGTGCAGAGCAGGATGGGGGGCACAGAGTACAGATTGAATTCCAGCTTTATTCACAGCACAGGGCACACCCTGCTGGGGGGCTGCACCCTGCTGGGTGGGGGGCACAGCCCCAGGGCGCTCCCCAAGGGCTGCACAGGGGTCACCCCCCACCCCAAGGCACCGCTCTGACCCCACACATTGCACTGTCCCTCCTCCACCAAAAAGCCAcccagcagcaagcagggcCGGGCAAGGCAGCGTCCTTCCCCCCTGTCTCCCAGGCACCATCACACCCCCCCCAGGGGACCCAGGCACCCACACCCCCCCCCATAGCAGTGTAGCCCCAACAGCCATTGCCACCTCGCGGCTGCCGGGATCCACAGCAGGAGAAATCGGCTCAGCATCAGCAGCCAGGGGGGTCCACTGCCCCCAGCTTCTCCCAGAGAGGGGCTCCCGGCCCCCACACAGGACAGAGTGATAGAAAGGAAAGCACATCTCAGAAGGCGGGGGGAAGAGGGAGTCCACAGCCAGGGGTTatgggggagagggagggaggaattCGTTTGGCACATGTTGGGGCAGGGCCCTGGGGGGGGCATGCAGTGTTTCATCCCCCCCTGCTGCTCTAGTCCACTTTGGAGAGGTCcgagttggccttcaggaggTAGAGgctgtcatccaccaggaagctgtggggagggaggggagggctgGGGGGCGCAGG harbors:
- the LOC104916482 gene encoding phenylethanolamine N-methyltransferase-like is translated as MPPAAPREPWQEKEQRLRGRLRRILPIDVHLADPLGAPLHPPADALLSTFCLEAVSPDRAAFGRALVNVGSMLRPGGHALLLGALGESFYLAGAARLPVVPLDEDGVRGALSDAGFTLRDFRSYAMPPALRTGVDDVDGVFFVHAQKPLEG